From Pseudomonas poae, the proteins below share one genomic window:
- a CDS encoding transporter substrate-binding domain-containing protein, which yields MNKRYCLALLTGALAFIQLGLVQAGAIDDAVRRGVLKVGTTPTYVPFEMKDKQGRIVGFEIDLLQAMSRALGVELELVAVPYTELLPGLMAKKFDLIGSGMTVTQERNLKLNFSDSFIVVGQTVLLHPSLAGKVSSIEDLDEAGYRIAATEGTTGETAAQRFLTAAQLYSFATSEEGIRRVVEGKADAFIHDAPYNLIAMTRPENSSLLALEQPFTFEPLAFGLKKGDYDSLNWINHFLNQVAQDGTYDRLHDKWFKDTAWTAEID from the coding sequence ATGAACAAACGGTATTGTTTGGCGCTGCTGACCGGCGCCCTGGCATTCATTCAACTCGGCCTGGTGCAGGCCGGGGCCATTGACGACGCCGTGCGGCGCGGCGTGCTGAAGGTCGGCACCACACCGACCTATGTCCCCTTCGAAATGAAAGACAAGCAGGGGCGCATCGTCGGCTTCGAGATCGATTTGCTGCAGGCCATGAGCCGCGCCCTGGGCGTCGAGCTTGAACTGGTGGCGGTGCCCTATACCGAGCTGCTGCCGGGGTTGATGGCAAAGAAATTCGATCTGATCGGCAGCGGCATGACGGTGACCCAGGAGCGCAACCTCAAGCTGAATTTCAGCGACTCCTTTATCGTCGTGGGCCAGACCGTGCTGCTGCATCCGAGCCTGGCCGGCAAGGTGTCCAGTATCGAAGACCTCGACGAGGCCGGCTACCGCATCGCGGCTACCGAGGGCACGACCGGCGAGACCGCAGCACAACGCTTCCTGACGGCGGCCCAGCTCTACAGTTTTGCCACCTCGGAAGAAGGCATACGCCGGGTGGTAGAGGGCAAGGCCGATGCGTTTATCCATGACGCGCCCTACAACCTGATCGCGATGACCCGGCCAGAGAACAGCAGCTTGCTGGCACTGGAACAGCCCTTCACCTTTGAGCCGCTGGCGTTTGGCCTGAAGAAAGGCGACTACGACAGCCTCAACTGGATCAACCATTTCCTCAATCAAGTGGCGCAGGACGGGACCTACGATCGCCTGCACGACAAGTGGTTCAAGGACACCGCGTGGACCGCAGAGATCGACTGA
- a CDS encoding glucan biosynthesis protein G: MVTGSALFCLFGAGQLWAFSLDDVSAKAKELAGQKYEAPRSNLPNEFREMKFADYQKIRFRSDKAEWADQNTPFKLSFYHQGMHFDTPVKINEVTADSVQEIKYDAARFDFGDVKVDPKATEQLGYAGFRVLYPINKGDKQDEIMTMLGASYFRVVGKDQVYGLSARGMAIDTALPSGEEFPRFTEFWIERPKPGDKHLVIFALLDSPRATGAYRLILRPGTDTVVDVKSQMFLRDKVSKLGVAPLTSMFLFGANQPSKVLNYRRELHDSSGLSIHAGNGEWIWRPLNNPKHLSVSNFTVENPRGFGLLQRGRNFSHYEDLDDNYDKRPSAWIEPEGDWGKGSVDLVEIPTADETNDNIVAFWSPAELPEVGKPLDVSYRLHWTLDDAAFHSPESAWVKQTLRSTGDVKQSNLIRQPDGSVAYLVDFEGPSLKKLLPDAPVRSQVSVGDNAEVVENSVRYNEHTKGWRLTLRLKIKDAGKPTEMRAALVQDIVQPEPEKVSTQVLKADKVLAKQHEKQAKKDAKDKEAKQPEAAPATPEPIKTEQVLTETWSYQLPADE, encoded by the coding sequence CTGGTGACGGGCTCTGCCCTGTTTTGCCTGTTCGGCGCGGGTCAACTGTGGGCATTCAGTCTGGATGATGTGTCGGCCAAGGCAAAAGAGCTGGCCGGGCAGAAATACGAAGCTCCGCGCAGCAATCTGCCGAACGAATTTCGCGAAATGAAATTCGCTGATTACCAAAAGATTCGTTTCCGCAGCGACAAAGCCGAGTGGGCTGATCAGAACACCCCGTTCAAGCTGTCCTTCTATCACCAGGGTATGCACTTCGATACACCGGTGAAAATCAACGAAGTCACTGCCGACAGCGTCCAGGAAATCAAATACGACGCGGCGCGTTTCGATTTCGGCGACGTCAAGGTTGATCCCAAGGCTACTGAACAGCTGGGTTATGCCGGCTTCCGTGTGCTTTACCCGATCAACAAGGGCGACAAGCAAGACGAAATCATGACCATGCTCGGCGCCAGCTATTTCCGCGTCGTGGGCAAGGATCAGGTGTATGGCCTGTCCGCCCGTGGCATGGCGATCGATACCGCGCTGCCGTCCGGTGAAGAATTCCCGCGTTTCACCGAGTTCTGGATCGAGCGTCCGAAGCCGGGTGACAAGCACCTGGTGATCTTCGCTCTGCTGGATTCGCCACGTGCCACCGGCGCCTATCGCCTGATCCTGCGTCCGGGCACCGACACCGTGGTCGATGTGAAATCGCAGATGTTCCTGCGCGACAAGGTCAGCAAACTGGGGGTTGCCCCGTTGACTTCGATGTTCCTGTTCGGCGCGAACCAGCCGTCCAAGGTGCTCAACTACCGTCGTGAGCTGCACGATTCCAGCGGCCTGTCGATCCATGCCGGCAATGGCGAGTGGATCTGGCGCCCGCTGAACAACCCTAAACACCTGTCGGTCAGCAACTTCACCGTAGAAAACCCGCGTGGTTTCGGTCTGCTGCAACGGGGTCGCAACTTCAGCCACTACGAAGACCTGGACGACAACTACGACAAGCGCCCAAGCGCCTGGATCGAGCCTGAAGGCGACTGGGGCAAGGGTTCCGTCGACCTGGTAGAGATCCCGACCGCCGATGAAACCAACGACAACATCGTGGCTTTCTGGAGCCCGGCCGAACTGCCGGAAGTCGGCAAACCGCTGGATGTTTCCTACCGCCTGCACTGGACCCTGGACGACGCTGCGTTCCATTCGCCGGAAAGCGCCTGGGTCAAGCAGACCCTGCGTTCCACGGGGGATGTGAAGCAATCCAACCTGATCCGTCAGCCGGATGGCAGCGTGGCCTACCTGGTGGACTTCGAAGGCCCGTCGCTGAAAAAACTGCTGCCGGACGCGCCGGTGCGCAGCCAGGTGAGCGTCGGTGACAACGCTGAAGTGGTTGAAAACAGCGTGCGTTACAACGAGCACACCAAAGGCTGGCGCCTGACCCTGCGCTTGAAGATCAAGGACGCTGGCAAGCCGACCGAAATGCGTGCAGCGCTGGTGCAAGACATCGTGCAGCCTGAGCCGGAGAAAGTGTCGACCCAGGTGCTCAAGGCCGACAAGGTCCTGGCCAAACAGCACGAGAAACAGGCCAAGAAAGACGCCAAAGACAAGGAAGCCAAGCAGCCAGAAGCTGCCCCAGCCACACCGGAGCCGATCAAGACCGAGCAAGTCCTGACCGAAACCTGGAGCTATCAGTTGCCTGCCGATGAGTAA
- the dtd gene encoding D-aminoacyl-tRNA deacylase gives MKGLLQRVRGARVEVAGEIVGAIDQGLLVLVAVEPSDTPQSADKLLHKLLNYRVFSDDEGKMNLSLKDVGGGLLLVSQFTLAADTKSGLRPSFTSAAPPALGAALFDHLLLQAQQLHGKVASGRFGADMQVHLVNDGPVTFLLQT, from the coding sequence ATGAAGGGTCTGTTGCAACGGGTGCGTGGCGCCCGGGTCGAGGTCGCGGGCGAAATCGTGGGGGCCATCGACCAGGGTTTGCTGGTGCTGGTGGCCGTCGAACCGTCGGATACGCCCCAGAGTGCCGACAAACTTCTGCACAAACTGCTTAACTACCGGGTGTTCAGTGACGACGAGGGCAAGATGAACCTGTCGTTGAAGGATGTCGGCGGTGGTTTGCTGCTGGTGTCGCAATTCACTCTGGCGGCGGACACCAAAAGCGGGTTGCGGCCAAGCTTCACCTCGGCGGCCCCTCCGGCGCTGGGAGCGGCGCTATTTGATCACTTGCTGTTACAAGCGCAACAATTGCATGGCAAGGTGGCGTCGGGGCGTTTTGGCGCCGATATGCAGGTGCATCTGGTCAATGATGGCCCTGTGACCTTCCTCTTACAGACATGA